The Microbacterium sp. KUDC0406 genome includes a window with the following:
- the lysS gene encoding lysine--tRNA ligase yields the protein MTDAPVTAPTDDTAEADDTFEQREVRLAKREKLIAERADAAGGAFPVSVPVTHTIPALRAEYGELEAGAETGVIVGVAGRVVFSRNTGKLCFATLQAGDGSRIQAMISLANVGEESLAAWKELVDLGDHVFVHGEVISSRRGELSIMADDWTIASKAILPLPNVYGDLSEEGRVRSRFLDLIVRDQARTTVRARAAVNASLRATFTAHDFLEVETPMLQVQHGGASARPFITHSNAFDTELYLRIAPELYLKRAVVGGIDRVYEINRNFRNEGADSTHSPEFAMLEAYQAYSDYNGIADLTQELVQNAAIAVSGSTTVTWADGTEYDLGGQWDRISMYGSLSEAAGREFTPRDALEDLIAFAEAHDVEVPPHATHGKLIEELWEHFVKPGLERPTFVMDFPVDTSPLVRDHRSIEGVVEKWDLYVRGFELATGYSELVDPVVQRERFIEQAKLAAGGDLEAMRVDEEFLRALEHGMPPTGGMGMGIDRLLMAVTGLGIRETILFPLVK from the coding sequence ATGACCGACGCGCCCGTCACCGCGCCCACAGACGACACCGCCGAGGCGGACGACACCTTCGAGCAGCGCGAGGTCCGTCTGGCCAAGCGCGAGAAGCTGATCGCCGAGCGCGCGGATGCCGCGGGCGGGGCGTTCCCCGTCTCCGTGCCGGTGACACACACGATCCCCGCGCTTCGCGCCGAGTACGGCGAGCTCGAGGCGGGCGCCGAGACGGGCGTCATCGTCGGCGTCGCGGGTCGCGTCGTGTTCAGCCGCAACACCGGCAAGCTCTGCTTCGCCACGCTCCAGGCCGGCGACGGCAGCCGCATCCAGGCGATGATCTCGCTGGCGAACGTCGGCGAGGAGTCCCTCGCCGCGTGGAAGGAGCTCGTCGACCTCGGCGACCACGTGTTCGTGCACGGCGAGGTGATCTCCAGCCGCCGCGGCGAGCTGTCGATCATGGCCGACGACTGGACGATCGCGTCCAAGGCGATCCTGCCGCTGCCGAACGTGTACGGCGACCTCAGCGAGGAGGGCCGCGTGCGCAGCCGCTTCCTCGACCTGATCGTGCGCGATCAGGCCCGCACCACCGTGCGCGCACGCGCCGCCGTGAACGCCAGCCTGCGCGCCACCTTCACCGCCCACGACTTCCTCGAGGTCGAGACCCCCATGCTGCAGGTGCAGCACGGCGGCGCATCGGCCCGCCCGTTCATCACGCACTCGAACGCCTTCGACACCGAGCTGTACCTGCGCATCGCGCCCGAGCTGTACCTGAAGCGCGCCGTCGTCGGCGGCATCGATCGGGTGTACGAGATCAACCGCAACTTCCGCAACGAGGGCGCCGACTCCACGCACAGCCCGGAGTTCGCGATGCTCGAGGCCTACCAGGCGTACAGCGACTACAACGGCATCGCCGACCTCACCCAGGAGCTCGTGCAGAACGCGGCGATCGCGGTCTCCGGTTCGACGACGGTCACCTGGGCGGACGGCACCGAGTACGATCTGGGCGGCCAGTGGGACCGCATCTCGATGTACGGCTCGCTGTCCGAGGCGGCCGGTCGCGAGTTCACCCCGCGGGACGCACTGGAGGATCTGATCGCGTTCGCCGAGGCGCACGACGTCGAGGTTCCGCCGCACGCCACGCACGGCAAGCTGATCGAGGAGCTCTGGGAGCACTTCGTCAAGCCCGGCCTCGAGCGCCCGACCTTCGTGATGGACTTCCCCGTCGACACCTCTCCGCTGGTGCGCGACCACCGCTCCATCGAGGGCGTCGTCGAGAAGTGGGATCTGTACGTGCGCGGCTTCGAGCTGGCCACCGGCTACTCCGAGCTGGTCGACCCGGTCGTCCAGCGCGAGCGCTTCATCGAGCAGGCCAAGCTCGCGGCCGGCGGCGACCTCGAGGCGATGCGCGTGGACGAGGAGTTCCTGCGTGCGCTCGAGCACGGCATGCCGCCGACCGGCGGAATGGGCATGGGCATCGACCGCCTGCTGATGGCCGTCACCGGACTCGGCATCCGCGAGACGATCCTCTTCCCGCTGGTCAAGTAG
- a CDS encoding MarR family winged helix-turn-helix transcriptional regulator: MNGAQDETATLWFLVRQVAARMDRAGDALYRGGLGLSLAQFLVLSVVDAHPGPLNQKSIAARLGLTKGTVSRQIDSAVAAGFMIVEPAPHSRRENAVRLTPSGEALVRKGDALLAESLRRDMPQFSPDELSLTVRTLSALNAALGGDPVPEWNGGS, encoded by the coding sequence ATGAACGGCGCGCAGGACGAGACGGCCACGCTGTGGTTTCTCGTGCGGCAGGTGGCGGCGCGGATGGATCGCGCCGGTGACGCCCTCTACCGGGGCGGGCTCGGTCTGTCGTTGGCGCAGTTCCTTGTCCTCAGCGTCGTCGACGCCCACCCAGGCCCTCTCAATCAGAAGAGCATCGCCGCCCGTCTCGGCTTGACGAAGGGAACGGTGAGCCGGCAGATCGATTCCGCTGTCGCCGCGGGATTCATGATCGTCGAGCCCGCTCCTCATTCGCGTCGTGAGAACGCTGTCCGCCTGACTCCGAGCGGCGAGGCTCTCGTCCGGAAGGGGGATGCGCTGCTGGCCGAGTCCCTGCGGCGGGACATGCCGCAGTTCTCGCCCGACGAGCTCTCACTGACCGTCCGCACCCTGAGTGCGCTCAACGCGGCTCTGGGCGGTGACCCCGTCCCGGAGTGGAACGGCGGCAGCTGA